A single genomic interval of Candidatus Eisenbacteria bacterium harbors:
- the lnt gene encoding apolipoprotein N-acyltransferase encodes MLQPAFFLLVFAVLLSLTFFPSGLGFLSFVALVPLFKAILQGATAGGEGRWKALKRGFFLGWLGGVMFFGITFYWIPLLPGENVTVPFIMFPAYLVMVGYLALYLGVFGALLRLTYVQVTRKVVLLAPCLWVLVELLRARGALGFPWASLGYSLWQYPSLIQIASVGSVYAVSLILVVVNALLYDAVARRIKPVVAVPAALAIVVLMLLFGQVAIHSNPPARELTVGLVQPNMASGIKWDPRFRQHNLDVLLELTEQLASQNPDFIVWPETAAPFHLRYEPTYMNLLTRTIDRVRVPLFLGFPDAVPQEDGELVYYNSAGLMMPGLGLVKKYDKVHLVPFGERIPYDDVFAFLKRVDFGEADFGVGKERTVFSLNGEKFSVLICFESIFPELVRSFKAEGADFLVNITNDEWFGRSAAPYQHAYMAVFRAVETRSSIARCANTGISMLIDPWGRITLRSGLFTREALVGKIKIVSSETFFTKHGFLVLWPFVGIAILECVLALVGGRKLKAKRLPI; translated from the coding sequence GTGTTGCAGCCTGCATTTTTCCTCTTAGTTTTCGCGGTCCTACTTTCCCTCACGTTTTTCCCGTCAGGCCTGGGCTTTCTATCTTTTGTGGCGCTAGTGCCTCTTTTCAAGGCGATTCTCCAGGGCGCGACCGCCGGTGGCGAAGGAAGGTGGAAGGCGCTCAAGCGAGGGTTCTTCCTGGGATGGCTTGGCGGGGTCATGTTCTTCGGCATCACCTTCTATTGGATACCGCTTCTGCCCGGCGAAAACGTGACGGTTCCATTCATCATGTTCCCGGCATACCTGGTCATGGTGGGGTACCTGGCACTCTACCTAGGGGTCTTCGGTGCGCTTCTTAGGCTGACCTACGTGCAGGTCACAAGAAAGGTTGTTCTGCTTGCTCCGTGTCTCTGGGTTCTGGTTGAGCTCTTGCGGGCGAGAGGCGCACTTGGCTTTCCGTGGGCGAGTCTGGGGTACAGTTTGTGGCAATATCCCAGCCTGATTCAAATCGCTTCCGTCGGCTCCGTCTATGCGGTAAGCCTCATACTCGTTGTCGTCAACGCGCTCCTGTACGATGCAGTTGCGAGAAGAATCAAACCCGTTGTGGCAGTCCCCGCCGCACTTGCGATCGTGGTCCTGATGCTGCTCTTTGGTCAGGTCGCAATCCATTCCAATCCGCCCGCGCGAGAACTCACGGTTGGCCTTGTTCAACCGAACATGGCGAGCGGAATAAAGTGGGATCCGAGATTCAGGCAACACAATCTCGACGTTCTTCTTGAGCTCACGGAGCAACTCGCCTCGCAGAATCCGGATTTCATTGTCTGGCCCGAGACGGCGGCTCCTTTTCACCTGAGGTACGAGCCCACCTACATGAACCTGCTGACCCGCACCATCGATCGTGTGCGCGTTCCTCTCTTTCTCGGCTTTCCTGACGCTGTTCCCCAGGAAGACGGCGAGCTGGTCTATTACAATTCGGCCGGATTAATGATGCCCGGACTCGGCCTCGTCAAGAAATACGACAAGGTGCACCTGGTTCCTTTTGGGGAGAGAATACCTTACGACGACGTGTTTGCATTTCTCAAGAGAGTGGACTTCGGAGAGGCAGATTTTGGGGTAGGAAAGGAGAGGACCGTCTTCAGCTTGAACGGCGAGAAATTCAGCGTCCTCATCTGCTTTGAGTCGATATTCCCCGAACTGGTGCGCTCGTTCAAAGCGGAGGGCGCCGATTTTCTCGTCAACATCACGAACGACGAATGGTTCGGCAGGAGCGCGGCTCCCTATCAGCACGCTTACATGGCCGTGTTCAGAGCGGTCGAGACCAGGTCAAGCATCGCGCGCTGCGCAAACACAGGGATCTCGATGCTCATTGATCCTTGGGGAAGGATCACGTTGAGGAGTGGCCTCTTCACCAGGGAAGCTCTCGTGGGCAAGATCAAGATAGTGTCGTCAGAGACTTTCTTTACGAAGCACGGGTTCCTGGTCCTGTGGCCTTTTGTGGGTATCGCAATTCTGGAGTGCGTCCTGGCTCTTGTCGGTGGCCGGAAGCTCAAGGCGAAGAGACTTCCTATTTAG
- a CDS encoding amidase domain-containing protein produces MTFIVVTPWKRSRTCAGLSLCLFFVLSAVMATSVGADYYNSYQAVRYADKWVDPNEKDKSIRNKFFHDYTKTGGDCANYVSQCLMAGYIRTYLGACEDMHSIHNCDNLNSFLRSLGITPHRVDSATNPPDDIVAGDVVIFGVFGTDEESTGDEYDEYAHAAIVTYRSGTTILINSHTSERYHHAFGSILNGFDFATCYHIPSNAGVTANLAPSLNQPLVLSSTPGSAPQTPLYVTPCYTYADMRIGNYIACDIPDTIYVRLYYYTNGGWTLVAGPPLPIRALLYDQTGAVEDYAILIPATGDQTIEMSVDDIGYWAETNEYDNVSYRTDTYEDCDNNPEICAQDFEATPECGAITLSWVAKLMPDLTGFRLYGGPEGQEPVWLAEVPANGTAADSCAEQHFRYVDRSVKPGMPYAYRLDVAFTDGTTWPIATAEAFLPGASGILSSCLVPNPFSNAAHIRFEMSTPGEVSIAIFDVSGRIVRTFPNEWREAGEQSLIWDGRDDGGSRLAPGLYLCHLCRGRDCRVEKTVLIR; encoded by the coding sequence GTGACATTTATTGTGGTGACCCCCTGGAAGAGATCAAGGACTTGCGCAGGGCTCTCACTTTGTCTATTCTTCGTATTGTCGGCAGTGATGGCGACAAGTGTGGGTGCCGATTACTACAACAGCTATCAGGCGGTGCGATATGCAGATAAGTGGGTAGACCCAAACGAGAAAGACAAGAGTATTCGTAACAAATTTTTCCACGACTATACAAAGACCGGCGGTGACTGCGCCAACTACGTGTCGCAATGCTTGATGGCTGGTTACATTCGCACCTACCTGGGAGCTTGCGAGGACATGCACTCCATCCACAATTGTGACAATCTGAACTCGTTTCTACGCTCACTGGGAATCACCCCGCATAGAGTAGACAGCGCTACTAACCCGCCTGACGATATTGTCGCTGGCGATGTAGTTATTTTCGGGGTCTTCGGCACCGACGAGGAGAGCACCGGCGATGAATACGATGAATACGCACACGCTGCTATTGTCACGTACCGGAGCGGCACTACAATTCTGATCAATTCGCATACCAGTGAGAGGTACCATCACGCTTTCGGCTCCATTCTGAACGGTTTTGATTTCGCCACGTGCTACCATATTCCATCGAACGCTGGCGTTACGGCAAATCTTGCGCCGTCCCTGAACCAACCCCTGGTCCTATCCAGTACTCCCGGCAGCGCACCACAGACCCCTCTCTACGTCACTCCCTGCTATACGTACGCAGATATGCGCATAGGCAACTATATAGCCTGCGATATCCCGGATACCATATATGTGAGACTTTACTATTACACAAACGGGGGCTGGACCCTTGTCGCGGGGCCACCGCTCCCAATTCGAGCGCTCCTGTACGACCAGACGGGCGCCGTGGAGGACTACGCGATTCTGATACCTGCGACTGGGGATCAGACGATCGAGATGAGCGTTGATGACATCGGGTACTGGGCTGAGACTAACGAATACGATAACGTTTCTTACAGGACCGATACATACGAAGACTGCGACAACAACCCAGAAATCTGCGCGCAAGACTTCGAGGCAACACCAGAGTGTGGCGCGATTACGCTCAGCTGGGTCGCAAAGCTCATGCCAGATCTGACCGGATTCCGACTTTATGGAGGCCCTGAAGGACAGGAGCCCGTATGGTTGGCCGAGGTTCCTGCAAACGGGACAGCGGCGGATTCGTGCGCCGAACAGCATTTTAGATATGTGGATCGCAGTGTGAAGCCCGGCATGCCTTACGCGTATCGACTTGATGTTGCGTTCACTGACGGGACGACATGGCCGATAGCAACTGCCGAGGCCTTCTTACCCGGAGCGAGTGGCATACTGAGCTCCTGTCTGGTCCCGAATCCCTTCTCAAACGCCGCGCACATCCGATTCGAGATGAGTACTCCAGGCGAAGTCTCGATTGCTATCTTTGATGTCAGCGGGCGGATCGTTCGAACGTTCCCCAACGAGTGGAGGGAGGCAGGCGAGCAGAGTCTCATATGGGATGGAAGGGATGACGGCGGTTCACGCTTGGCACCGGGGCTATACCTATGCCATCTGTGTAGGGGCAGAGACTGCAGGGTGGAAAAAACCGTCTTAATTCGGTAG
- the purM gene encoding phosphoribosylformylglycinamidine cyclo-ligase, which yields MKYKDAGVDIDAANAALERIKALVRSTYTKGVSSEPGLFAGAYSLASAGIRDPLLLSSMDGVGTKLKIAFAARKFKSVGTDIVSHCCNDVLVHAAQPIFFLDYIGIDKIEVTVLEELVSGMAEECINWGCALIGGETAEMPGFYNKGEFDVVGCAVGVVEKSDFVDGADIRSGDVLIGLPSTGLHTNGFSLARKILFEKKNFSVEDSLPELGCTIEEALLVPHRSYLRPVRLLLAGGWVRGMAHITGGGFFDNITRILPDGLQVHIRKGTWPILPVFGLLRRWGEMEDEEAFRTFNMGVGFVVFVREKDVSSAVNELLANDEKAFVIGEVRSGKKGVHVV from the coding sequence TTGAAGTACAAGGACGCCGGAGTTGACATAGACGCAGCCAACGCTGCCCTGGAACGAATCAAAGCCCTCGTTCGCTCCACCTACACCAAAGGTGTGTCCAGCGAACCTGGGCTTTTTGCCGGCGCCTACTCGTTGGCTTCGGCAGGCATTAGAGATCCGCTTCTCCTCTCCAGCATGGACGGCGTTGGGACGAAGCTCAAGATTGCGTTTGCCGCGCGGAAGTTCAAGTCCGTCGGCACCGACATCGTGTCTCACTGCTGTAACGACGTGCTCGTGCACGCGGCCCAGCCGATCTTTTTCTTAGACTACATCGGGATTGACAAGATAGAAGTCACGGTCCTGGAGGAGTTGGTTTCGGGGATGGCGGAAGAGTGCATCAACTGGGGCTGTGCGCTGATAGGCGGGGAGACGGCGGAAATGCCGGGCTTCTACAACAAAGGCGAGTTCGATGTCGTGGGCTGCGCCGTCGGGGTCGTCGAGAAAAGTGACTTCGTAGACGGCGCCGACATTCGGAGTGGCGACGTCCTGATCGGACTACCATCCACCGGACTTCACACCAATGGCTTTTCGCTGGCAAGGAAGATCCTCTTCGAGAAGAAGAACTTTTCAGTTGAGGACTCACTTCCGGAGCTAGGTTGTACCATCGAAGAGGCTCTTCTTGTTCCTCACCGGTCGTATCTCCGACCCGTTCGCCTTCTTCTTGCAGGGGGATGGGTCAGGGGTATGGCTCACATCACCGGTGGGGGATTCTTCGACAACATCACGCGAATTCTCCCCGACGGGCTTCAGGTTCACATTCGCAAGGGGACGTGGCCCATTCTGCCGGTGTTCGGCCTGCTCAGACGATGGGGGGAGATGGAAGACGAGGAAGCGTTCAGGACTTTCAACATGGGCGTTGGGTTCGTCGTATTTGTGCGTGAGAAAGATGTGAGTTCGGCTGTCAACGAGCTTCTCGCCAACGACGAGAAGGCGTTTGTCATCGGCGAGGTAAGGAGCGGCAAGAAAGGTGTTCACGTAGTTTAG
- a CDS encoding sigma 54-interacting transcriptional regulator, which produces MVFEIPEIQRIEERLETLRSVFGNPEYLERLELLADLYLKEDGYEPALEYLEEILSETHRLQISDKKRMRLQMKVIDCLLKRSRCTEALERCKAIANEPGTLEDQELRAQLNLLFSKTYWKTGDYPNALKASQDAIQIFESLGDERGVAQCQCWFGNSYLRLGQFEAAREHFEEGLAAYRRVKDKEGIAICHNNLGVMHKNRGEWQLATDHLTKALELDRETGNYGKTALRLLNLGLVYYKTAQWRRAKESMEEALAIARRIGDQHTCAAASIGLGNCLRLLGDSEGAERFYVQATSIAEKENLLRELALAHEFSGENELSRGNPQAALSKLDRALAIAEGIARDGDIVAEVERRRAEAFLDLGDIKKALKASMRSLKLCRLLGDRYEEGAVLSVIARLKERAGHRRSAMVAFDASVKCRESVRDRYGLASTLLHLGRFLRGEVCSQDRSREVKRVLARAAGLLAEVGAETLLREAERELESAWDESAKASAPVAARRAGRLTPCSMHGIVTCDASLISVICYAEQLCKSDARVLIQGETGAGKNLLAYIFKAHEESEGRPFVELNCATIPAELLESELFGYAKGAFSGANSDKKGILEEANGGTLFLNEIAEMDLRMQAKLLQFLDDGSYRRVGDTRLRKLHTRIVCATNKDLWQQVEKGAYRRDLYFRLSQAVLNITPLRDRSEDVPVLARHFVEMYGRFCSKQLRLDPPAIELLQRHSWPGNVRELRSKIQLLVLGMPTGAVITAGDVEKVLSTPEAEAQPKTLADKIERLKRTEITRALTKFGGNKTKAAQVLGMSRRGLVKVVERMDTCSGGTGPGVVA; this is translated from the coding sequence ATGGTTTTCGAAATTCCCGAGATCCAGAGAATAGAGGAGAGGCTGGAGACCCTTCGCAGTGTCTTCGGCAATCCAGAGTATTTGGAGCGTCTGGAGCTCTTGGCAGATCTGTACTTGAAGGAGGACGGCTACGAGCCGGCACTAGAGTATCTGGAAGAGATCTTGTCGGAAACTCACAGACTCCAGATCTCAGACAAGAAGAGAATGCGCCTGCAAATGAAAGTCATTGACTGTCTCCTGAAGCGCTCGCGTTGCACGGAGGCCCTGGAGAGGTGCAAGGCCATTGCCAACGAGCCGGGGACACTGGAGGATCAAGAGCTCAGAGCACAGCTCAATCTGCTTTTCTCCAAGACGTACTGGAAAACAGGTGACTATCCGAATGCGTTGAAAGCCAGTCAGGATGCGATTCAAATATTCGAGAGTCTTGGAGACGAACGCGGCGTAGCTCAGTGTCAATGCTGGTTTGGCAATAGCTATCTCAGGCTCGGCCAATTCGAAGCAGCGAGAGAGCATTTTGAAGAAGGTCTGGCAGCGTACAGGAGGGTGAAGGACAAGGAAGGAATTGCTATCTGTCATAATAACCTCGGTGTCATGCACAAGAACCGTGGTGAGTGGCAGCTTGCCACAGATCATCTGACAAAAGCGTTGGAGCTGGACAGAGAAACTGGCAACTACGGGAAGACCGCGCTGAGACTACTGAACCTGGGCCTTGTGTACTACAAGACTGCTCAATGGAGAAGAGCTAAGGAATCAATGGAAGAGGCTCTCGCGATTGCGAGACGCATTGGTGACCAGCATACCTGCGCTGCCGCGTCCATCGGACTGGGCAATTGTCTCAGACTGCTCGGTGATTCCGAGGGAGCTGAAAGGTTCTACGTCCAAGCGACTTCTATAGCCGAGAAAGAAAACTTATTGCGCGAGCTCGCTCTGGCCCACGAGTTCTCGGGAGAGAATGAGTTGAGCCGAGGGAATCCACAGGCGGCGCTCAGCAAGTTGGACCGGGCTCTTGCAATTGCAGAGGGAATTGCCCGGGACGGAGACATCGTTGCCGAAGTGGAGCGACGACGGGCCGAAGCGTTCCTCGATCTCGGGGACATCAAGAAAGCGTTGAAGGCATCAATGCGATCCCTGAAGCTCTGTCGCCTGCTCGGTGACAGGTATGAAGAAGGTGCCGTTCTTTCCGTTATCGCCAGACTCAAGGAAAGAGCAGGGCACAGAAGAAGCGCGATGGTTGCGTTCGACGCCTCGGTCAAGTGCCGTGAATCAGTCAGAGACAGATACGGCTTGGCCTCTACGTTGCTTCACCTTGGCCGATTCCTGCGTGGCGAAGTCTGTTCGCAGGACAGGAGCCGAGAGGTGAAGCGTGTTCTCGCAAGGGCTGCGGGACTCCTTGCGGAAGTCGGAGCCGAGACGCTTCTCAGAGAAGCAGAGAGAGAACTGGAGTCCGCCTGGGACGAAAGTGCCAAAGCCTCTGCCCCAGTTGCTGCGAGGCGGGCCGGCCGTCTGACACCTTGTTCAATGCACGGAATCGTGACCTGCGATGCTTCCTTGATCAGCGTGATATGCTATGCGGAGCAATTGTGCAAGAGCGATGCTAGAGTATTGATTCAAGGCGAAACCGGCGCCGGCAAGAACCTTCTAGCATACATCTTCAAGGCGCACGAGGAATCTGAAGGACGACCGTTTGTTGAGCTCAACTGTGCCACCATTCCTGCGGAATTGCTGGAGAGCGAACTATTCGGCTACGCAAAGGGCGCCTTCAGCGGAGCCAATTCCGACAAGAAGGGAATACTCGAAGAGGCAAATGGGGGCACGCTGTTTCTCAACGAAATCGCCGAAATGGACTTGAGGATGCAGGCCAAACTCCTGCAGTTTCTGGACGACGGCTCGTACAGACGCGTAGGTGATACACGTCTACGAAAACTCCACACTCGTATAGTCTGTGCGACGAACAAGGACCTTTGGCAGCAGGTTGAGAAGGGGGCGTACAGGCGCGACCTGTACTTCAGACTTTCGCAAGCCGTGCTGAACATCACCCCGCTGCGTGACAGAAGCGAAGATGTGCCGGTGCTGGCGAGGCACTTTGTGGAGATGTACGGCCGGTTCTGCTCAAAGCAATTGCGCTTAGATCCCCCTGCGATCGAGTTGTTGCAGCGGCACAGTTGGCCCGGCAACGTGCGAGAGTTAAGAAGCAAGATCCAACTCCTTGTGCTGGGGATGCCAACGGGAGCGGTCATCACCGCGGGCGACGTTGAGAAGGTGCTTAGCACCCCCGAAGCAGAAGCCCAGCCTAAGACTCTGGCAGACAAGATCGAACGGCTTAAGAGAACGGAGATAACCCGTGCTCTTACCAAGTTTGGTGGTAACAAGACCAAGGCCGCTCAAGTGCTTGGAATGAGTCGGCGTGGGCTCGTCAAGGTCGTGGAACGGATGGATACCTGTAGCGGGGGAACTGGTCCGGGCGTAGTCGCATAA
- a CDS encoding HD domain-containing protein, protein MKSAVATKRASGGHQRITFWLFYVCVVAAGILALALAPVPPGTVSSLTFWLWIALLILAGIAPIPLPAGGSMTVSSAMNYAGIVVMGPIPTAWAGVISAMFLQLVILRKPVVKSIFNAAVLALTVLVAGWVYLALGGTVGKLHLPGDMLYLLISGIAYFVVNTGSISLVIGLEQRLNTFRVWQVNFMWTILHLLALLPFGALLALVYLSAGMWAILLFFVPLLLARYSFKLYVDMRRDHFDFVKALTGVIDEIDPYTRQHSLRVAEYSVRLARGLGLRESDVRTIEYAALVHDLGKVDLRYRDILGKPGALSTDERKTLRRHPGIGADIVTKVKSLKRASEMVRSHHERPDGKGYPYGLVDQDVPLGARILNVADAFDAMTSDRPYRPALTLEQAVAEVKRCCDTQFDKRVAGCLVRMYEAGQFDVYREGREETHSMRAAG, encoded by the coding sequence ATGAAGTCTGCGGTAGCGACCAAGAGAGCCAGCGGCGGGCACCAACGCATTACTTTCTGGCTTTTCTACGTGTGCGTCGTAGCGGCAGGCATTCTCGCGCTGGCGCTCGCCCCGGTGCCGCCTGGCACTGTCAGTTCGCTCACGTTCTGGCTTTGGATCGCGCTCTTAATCCTAGCTGGCATCGCTCCCATTCCTCTGCCCGCTGGTGGCTCCATGACTGTTTCTTCCGCGATGAACTATGCGGGTATTGTCGTAATGGGGCCTATCCCCACCGCTTGGGCGGGCGTAATCAGTGCGATGTTTCTTCAGCTCGTCATACTCCGCAAGCCGGTAGTAAAGAGTATTTTCAATGCGGCTGTCCTGGCTTTGACCGTGCTTGTGGCTGGGTGGGTGTATCTGGCCCTTGGGGGGACGGTGGGTAAGCTGCACCTACCGGGTGACATGCTTTACCTCTTGATATCCGGCATTGCCTATTTCGTGGTCAATACGGGTTCCATCAGTCTTGTCATCGGCCTTGAACAAAGGCTGAATACTTTTCGTGTCTGGCAAGTCAACTTCATGTGGACGATTCTTCACCTCTTGGCCCTGCTCCCCTTCGGCGCATTGCTTGCTTTGGTATATCTCAGTGCGGGGATGTGGGCCATTCTCCTCTTCTTCGTCCCGCTCCTTCTCGCCAGATACTCCTTCAAGCTCTACGTTGACATGCGGAGAGATCATTTTGATTTTGTGAAGGCACTCACGGGAGTCATCGACGAAATCGACCCATACACGCGGCAGCATTCGCTACGTGTTGCGGAGTACTCTGTTCGTCTCGCGCGGGGGCTCGGATTGCGCGAGAGCGATGTTCGGACCATAGAGTATGCCGCTCTCGTGCACGATCTGGGCAAGGTTGACTTGAGGTACAGGGACATACTGGGGAAGCCGGGCGCGCTCTCGACGGACGAGAGGAAGACGCTGCGGAGGCATCCCGGCATTGGGGCCGACATAGTGACCAAGGTCAAATCCCTCAAGAGAGCTTCCGAGATGGTTCGCTCACATCATGAGAGACCGGACGGGAAGGGGTATCCATACGGCCTTGTCGATCAAGACGTTCCCCTGGGTGCGCGGATCCTAAACGTGGCAGACGCCTTCGACGCGATGACGTCCGACCGTCCGTACAGGCCGGCCCTGACTCTTGAGCAGGCGGTCGCAGAAGTCAAGCGCTGCTGCGATACCCAGTTTGACAAGAGAGTTGCGGGTTGTCTCGTGAGAATGTACGAGGCGGGGCAGTTCGACGTGTACAGAGAAGGGCGTGAGGAAACGCACTCCATGAGGGCCGCGGGCTAG
- a CDS encoding sigma 54-interacting transcriptional regulator produces MDVFRDKSRKERACSEPSDSETRRSFPLGNAASLSDDAAVASEDSAPSAADAHPGLDVRSLRDIHPAREGRSVAASEAVASALMKLVGRSREMLHVHELIKKIALCDTTVLIEGETGTGKELVAKAIHQLGRRRGSNFLAHNCGATPDTLIESELFGHVKGAFTGAVQDKKGLFEVADGGTFFLDEIADISSMMQIKLLRVLQEREFRRVGETQARRIDVRVIAATNRDLLGEVEQGRFRRDLYYRLGVIKLRLPALRERRDDIPALVEHFLAIQARRIGARTIAVRENALEVLRNYDWPGNVRELENEMERAVALGHPGTEVTLWGLSDAVRSNSCAAVCDLGPAGTLKYETDRLERQRILEALESSMWNKTRAAKALGLSRQGLLKKMRRFKLGNGHTGPSETTGRPGSSK; encoded by the coding sequence ATGGATGTGTTCCGGGACAAGAGCAGAAAGGAACGTGCCTGCTCCGAACCTTCTGACTCTGAGACAAGACGATCGTTTCCGCTTGGCAATGCTGCTTCCCTGTCCGACGACGCTGCTGTTGCGTCTGAGGACTCCGCCCCTTCAGCCGCTGACGCTCATCCCGGCCTCGATGTTCGCTCGCTCCGCGATATTCATCCTGCGCGCGAGGGCCGGTCAGTCGCAGCGTCCGAGGCCGTTGCGAGTGCCCTGATGAAGCTGGTAGGCCGTAGCAGAGAAATGCTGCACGTCCATGAACTGATCAAGAAGATCGCGCTCTGCGACACGACGGTCCTCATCGAGGGTGAGACCGGCACGGGAAAGGAACTGGTCGCAAAGGCGATCCATCAACTCGGGCGCCGCCGTGGCTCCAACTTTCTTGCTCACAACTGTGGAGCGACCCCCGACACTCTCATCGAAAGCGAGCTCTTCGGCCACGTGAAGGGGGCTTTCACCGGCGCAGTGCAGGACAAGAAGGGGCTGTTCGAGGTGGCCGATGGAGGCACCTTTTTCCTGGATGAGATCGCGGACATAAGCTCGATGATGCAGATCAAGCTCCTGCGCGTTCTCCAGGAGCGCGAGTTCAGAAGGGTGGGGGAGACTCAGGCACGAAGGATCGACGTACGAGTCATTGCGGCCACGAACCGGGATTTGCTCGGCGAAGTCGAGCAAGGGAGATTTCGAAGAGATCTGTATTATCGTCTGGGTGTGATCAAGCTCAGATTGCCCGCGCTGCGAGAAAGAAGAGACGATATACCGGCGCTCGTCGAGCATTTTCTTGCGATACAGGCGCGCAGAATCGGGGCTCGCACCATTGCCGTGCGTGAGAACGCACTGGAGGTCTTGAGAAACTACGATTGGCCGGGAAACGTGCGGGAGCTGGAGAACGAAATGGAAAGGGCGGTCGCGCTCGGCCATCCGGGAACGGAAGTCACCCTCTGGGGATTGTCCGACGCAGTAAGGAGCAACAGTTGCGCAGCGGTGTGCGACCTCGGCCCCGCCGGCACCTTGAAGTACGAGACCGACCGTTTGGAAAGACAGAGAATCCTCGAGGCCCTGGAGTCGAGCATGTGGAACAAGACTCGCGCCGCAAAAGCACTTGGCCTGAGCAGGCAGGGTCTGCTCAAGAAGATGCGGAGGTTCAAGCTGGGAAACGGCCACACGGGGCCCTCGGAGACGACGGGCCGGCCAGGAAGCAGTAAGTGA
- a CDS encoding HEAT repeat domain-containing protein — protein MKSLRVVSTALITVTLLAFAIVSSEKARPSAGSDGRDTALVLDTTSAAKKPATAANAVRKISEKKFQRYLKAVKEGETPDKRSSYALALTNLHDLRAVETLCEAVQSDSVAMVRSDIMMNLGSLGDRRAVPVLMRALNEDPNIGNRFTAASVLARDFNERTTVLPTLLDLFMKKDFEKQDWESVLDRPDMRESLRSRLVAEYPHRLSASALKLLEEIGGKEVVDGLERALASNDAEVRDSARAALTRIRERKDAD, from the coding sequence TTGAAGAGCTTGAGAGTTGTTTCAACCGCACTAATCACTGTGACGTTGCTTGCTTTCGCTATTGTGTCCTCCGAGAAGGCCAGACCCTCTGCCGGTTCTGATGGCCGCGATACGGCACTGGTGTTAGACACTACTTCAGCGGCCAAGAAGCCCGCAACTGCAGCAAACGCGGTCAGGAAGATTAGCGAGAAGAAGTTTCAACGATACCTGAAGGCAGTAAAAGAGGGAGAGACCCCGGACAAGCGATCCAGTTATGCCTTGGCTCTGACGAATCTTCATGACTTAAGAGCAGTCGAAACGCTATGTGAGGCCGTGCAGTCTGATTCCGTTGCCATGGTTAGAAGCGACATCATGATGAACCTTGGCTCGCTTGGTGACAGACGAGCGGTTCCAGTACTGATGAGGGCATTGAACGAGGATCCTAACATAGGCAATAGATTCACGGCCGCATCCGTCCTGGCCAGAGACTTCAACGAAAGGACCACGGTCCTACCGACTCTGCTTGATCTTTTCATGAAAAAGGATTTTGAGAAGCAGGATTGGGAAAGTGTCCTAGACAGACCGGATATGCGAGAGTCATTGCGAAGTAGACTGGTGGCCGAGTATCCGCACCGTCTGTCAGCTTCTGCCCTCAAGCTACTCGAGGAGATAGGAGGCAAGGAAGTAGTTGACGGCCTAGAGAGAGCCCTCGCTAGCAATGATGCGGAGGTCCGAGACTCGGCTCGTGCTGCCCTGACCAGGATTCGTGAGAGGAAAGACGCCGACTAA